A stretch of the Notamacropus eugenii isolate mMacEug1 chromosome 2, mMacEug1.pri_v2, whole genome shotgun sequence genome encodes the following:
- the LOC140524168 gene encoding NADH dehydrogenase [ubiquinone] 1 alpha subcomplex subunit 5-like, translating into MAKVLKKTTGLVELAVCNTPRKERDLQKLKDKLQAGQLEEVILQAENELSLTRKMLTWKPWEPLVEEPSANQWK; encoded by the exons ATGGCCAAGGTGCTAAAGAAGACCACGGGTCTGGTTGAACTGGCAGTGTGCAACACCCCCAG aaaggaaagagatcttCAGAAACTAAAGGATAAGCTTCAGGCTGGCCAGCTAGAAGAAGTGATTCTTCAGGCTGAAAATGAATTGTCACTGACAAGAAAAATGTTGACATGGAAACCCTGGGAGCCTTTAGTGGAAGAACCATCAGCCAATCAGTGGAAATAG